The genome window ttgtgctgatgggggttaccagctgagaattaggagccttgagggtacccctaattatggtccccgacaagttgtATCTTCTTTCTAGAAGTTTCTCTTATGGATGGTTGTTGAGGTCCTACAACAAAGCATATATAGGTTCAATTAGTTTATACATGAAGGGAAAAGGAAAATTGATCTGTTATTGTTATAGAGTGCACATGTCAGAGATAACTCAATATTTGGAAGATGTCAAACTATAAAAGGCAGGCACATCTATTAGCTTGTTGGTACTCACAAAAGAAGTTAATCGTGAGATGCTAGAAATTTTGACATTCATAAAATAAATAAAGTATAAATAAATGTGCCTTACTAACCATGGGATACATAAGAACATAGAATAGAATTGCAAGTGATAGAACATGAGGATTCTAACATTCCATTCCCGTGTGGAATAACAACAACATGCTGACGCGACATAGACTGATGGTCCAACATGAAGTCAGAAGCAGAAACCTGCCTCCCGAATAGATGCCTCATGTTTTTCTAGATTGATCCTATCAAAGACCTCCCCATCTTTCACCACATCAAGACAGCAGACCTCTGGTCGCGGCTCAATCGTCTAGTCTGGAGGTTGCCACGTCGACTGCTCTCCACCAACCTGTGTCCCAACATGCCTGGGAGCATCACCATCTTGCCCAGCCAACCTTGAGCTGGTGCCTTTGCAGACTTTGGAGATTCTAACCCAGCACAAAATTAGAATTTTGTGGCAGCGTCAACAAAGCTAGTGCTTTAGTTGTTCCTGCAGCTGCAGGTGCCTTCTTGGTGCCTGACTTGGACTTCAATGAGAAGGGCTCCAAGGCTTGTGCCTTCTTGAAGCGGTCAAGGCCCCCATGATACATCTCCCTACACCTCTAATCTATCGGCTCTTTGGTTCTTGACTTTACCACTCCAAATCTAGCAGCTTATGCACTTGTGTACTTCAATAATGCAGACAAGCAAAGAATATTGTGCCTACTGTTGATTAAATAAAATAAATCAGAAACAGCAATGGAAAAGATTTGCAACCAAAATTAGATGGTGTTTGTATAACGGGATATGTGGGGCTAGACAGAGGGACAGAAAGCTCACCTGCTGCTTGGTTCATAGGGAAGGAGGGCGAAAAGGAAATTCGGACCTCTTGTCCCACCGATTCTATCCCGTCGGGAGGGGTGCGTCGTGCTGAGATAAGAGCTCTGCACACCGCCGTAGATTACTGCCCTCCTATGCGCTCGCCTTCCACAGTCCACACCGAGGGCCGCGCACGAGTGACTGCACGATGGAGGCTAGGGCGCCGAGAAAGCGGAGGTGAGGTTGATAGCTGGGAGAACTCCCCGGTGATGCGTGCGACATGGACGACCGAGGGGAGGGAGGCTCGCTCCACGGCCAGGGGCATCGCCACCGCAGCCTTCGCGCCACGAGTGCATCGATCTGGGGTTCAGCTTTGAGCCGGCCCCCACGGGGTCCGTCTGCGTGACGTGCGGTTGTCTCAATCGCCAGCTCCCCGATGGCCTCCTCCTTCGTGGGTCTCTCCATTACCAACCGTGATTTAATCTCTCGTCCGGTAGCCTTTGGTTCGGGCGGTGCTGTCTGGCGGAGAGATGGATGAGAGGTGTTTGTGGATCATCCACGAGTGGGGCGAGGGAAGTTGGCAGTTGTCTCGCTGAAGGGGGCGGCACCTCTCTCGGGCGAGCAGGGTGCAGCTACTATCTCGGTGGAAGGCGCGGGCAGGGTGCGGACGACACAAGAAGGGCATTGCGGTTGCGGAGGGAGAGGCAGAACGAGAGCGAGGCAGAACTAAGAGGAGACAGACTATCCTTAggttcttaataagtagtagaaatTATCTAGCTTTTTAGATATTTAAAAAAACTAATTTTAATACACATCATCATTTATTTACGAAGTACTAATATGCTTCGTTGCATATCATATAATTTTTTATAGTCTACAGAGCCCACCACAATCAATTGGCCCAAGGCCCTCAAAATCATGGGACCGGGGCTGACCGGCGCGGAGGACGGACGATGGCCATGCACTCGCGCGCGGGGCAGGCCTCCCTCAATGCGACTACGCGGCGAGCGTCATGCACACGCGCAGCGAAAAGGCCACGACCACGGACGCCACGGCCACCACCATCCCCCATTTCTGCACCCTGGCCACGGCCGCCGCCTCGCCGTCGCCGCCGGGCCTCGCCACGATGGAGAACATGGACAGGGTCAGGCTCGAGAAGAAGCCGAGGCTGATGAACGCCATGTCGGCGCTGTACAGAAGGGCGTGCTGCTGCTGCCCCGCCGCCGGCGGCGGCTGCTTGTTGCTGCTGGGGAGGTTGACGAACAGCACGAGCGAGGCGGACGCGGCGAAGAGGCAGACGGTCTGCACGCTCTTGCCCACGCGCCTTGACTCCGCCGCGTCCTGATGATCATTGAACGGCTCCGCCGCCGGTGCTTCGGTGGGAGCCAGCGGCGTTGTCGTCGTCCCCGCCTCGATGTCGAACGGGTGGCCGGCCGCGGTCGTCGTCGTGGCCGATGCAGCAGCTGCAGGCGCCGCAGCTTCTGCTGCTGCCGGCGaaggaggggcgggggcggcagcgacCTCCTCCGTCTGCGTGGGTTCGTGCAGCAGGCTGGTCCGGTCGTTGAAGGAGCCTGTGAAGCTAAGCACGCGGGTGATGAAGCCGCCGCCGTAGCTGTTGCAGGAGGATGTGATCCGGTTAAGGGCCGGCCGGATGATGTTAGAGAAATCCATATGTTCACTTCACTAAACCAACTCTCTACCGCTACAGTAGCTAGCTACTAGCTAGCCTGTCTGAGTGTGCTAGCACTTCAGTTGCCACTATATTGGGTGTATTTATCTTTACAAAGAGCAGACCTGCTGTCACTAATATAAGCACATGGACGGATGGAGACGTGTGTCTAGTTTCAAGGTTCAGTTTACTAGTATGTGGATGACAAAATATATATGATGAATGCCGATTTGTAATAGTCATTCCATATATTCCTTTTTAACAATAAAATCTAAAAATCAGAGAAATTTTTAATTAAGAATATAGATGCACGATGCTGCTTTCGGTTCCCATCCTTAGCTTAAAACTTTTctcctctttttttttttttgctgagAGTAATTACATTTCTGAATAAGGTCATGGTAGTAGTAGCTTCTGAATAACATCTGACGTTCGTTGTGACGTCCATCGTACGTGCACATCAAGGTAGGGCATCAGGAACATGGATCGGCCGGACAGCGAACATAAAATACCAGTCAATTGGTGTGGAGCTGGAAGCCAAGCAAGACTGCCTAATCTTCACCGTCTCAGTCTAGCATAGCTGTAACACCGACGAGACAGTAGAGACAATCTACATGTCAAAGATTCCCCATCCCTCGATCGATCTATAGCAGCTAGCAATTTGACTCCGGCCGATGACCTGTACCGATTGCTAGCTGCAGCAATGACTACGTACGGCCAAGCACAGTCAGTACGAGAAAAGTATGCAAACAGGCTGCTACTATATTGTATTGTTCCTGAAGAATCAAGATTTAGTTTTGCTCTAGTAGCCTTGACCCCATAGGGGAGCCACTTCCAAGCGTATCTGGCATATGATCGTAGCAGGTCACTTTGTCGAGGCCATTATTGGTCAACGATTCTGACCTTTGAGACGAATTTAGACCATAAACTAAGGTGGTCGTCGGAGGTCTGGGGGACCTCACAGACTGGCAGCAGAGGAGGCCGGAGACCTTAACTCAAGATCCTCGGTGTGTCATTAGCAAATTTAATCAGGCTCTAGACAAATCTTGCAGACACAATACTGCCGTCCCACATGCTGTGGCTCGGAGGAACGAAGAAGCGCACACACGCATGCAACATGTACCGACGGCTTGTCGCTCCAGCATTGCATGTATGCTTCTACTAAACTATACCCAGTAATTGCAACTCGCGTCGTATAGTCGCTGCTCTGGCACATCCATAGTTCTGCCAGCATGCATGGTTCTTGGTTCCTCGCAGTCGTCCCACCCACCCCGGCCGGCGACGACATGTCGGACGGACTGAGCAACTGTTGCTATATAGCCCGCAACTAAAATATGAGAACCAATAATAGTCCGTGACTGCGCCGGGGATGTGTCCAAAAATACTCTAGCACGTACGGCACACGCGATGCACAAAGGCACACTTTACAGCACCTCTGCGCGCGCGATACCTCCCTACTACAGCCTTGTTCGATTGCAAAAGAGTCGTAAGGGATtgggggattaaatccccttcaATTCTCTTGTTTGGTTATTCTAATTTTATGTGTATTGAGATGGATTAGAATAGATTTTGATTTACTATAGACTTAAATCGACTCAATATCACCCAACCCACATAGGTTAAAGGTGAAACGAACAAGCCTTAAGGGATGATTTAGTGACAGGGAAATGAAGGGATACATGTGAGGAATCACAttcctattcaaaattgaatagaaaggAGATTCCTCTCTCATGCATCCTTTCAATTTCCCTGGTCACCAAACCAGTCCTGAGGGCTTGTTTTGGAGAAAGGGTTATGGAGAGGATTGAAGGGGCTAGAATCCCttgctattcaattttgaatgtTAGAGTATccgtttagggttttagggtttaccTCGTGTAATTACAGTCTTACCCCTGTGTAATGGGTTAGGCCCAACTGACTTGGTCTATTAATACAACACCCAACTCTGAGTTAGGGTTATGGTTTACCACATGGTATAGAGCTAGTTAATTTTCTCTCCACTCTATCCCTCCCACCCCACAGCCCCCAGCCGTCGGTCGCTTCCCCTCTCTCGGTGACCCTCCTGTTGCCGCTAGATCTACATCCACATCTGTACAGcgcgctgtcacacccgggtttcggggcaccaagacccgggcgcgaacataatcaccaggtgtgctgggaccaaggctCACACAtacgatgaatcatggcacaggatcgaatgtcacaactttactatataataggagttctgtacaaaataaataaataattacattttaaggagacaacggtccaacaacccaaagttgactgggagacgacgacctagacctctcacgaactcgtcacaacatcctccatgcgcctcatccagcggtacctgttcttgacctgtgggggtgtgagacagcaagagtgagctcacatacgttcatcgctcaacaagttgtggggaataatgttcatgaactcgccaaaagtgGGAGCTCATGCGAAGTGTaaagcttaccaaagaagatggttgaagctgagcattgcttttaaagttggtcaaaattttatcagtaattactaagtataagtaaataccaaccctattaagtagtagaacaaaagtgataacaacacctgcaatgtaatgcatatgacaaattgaatttagtttcataagttaatcatgtgagggtccgagttgctcgaccgtgagcacaactagtataccagttttacactctgcagaggttgcacatctttacccacaagtcatgttacccatctgccaagggatcgtgacttcccatacacctctaccgaggaggcgaggcatggtaacactacgaggcctttacaaagttccactagcttcagaatacCCGCTAcattttataggaagctccagtgcagggatccctcgcctgaccgccatcgcagcaaaattgaaagggaaatagggtcaaaccttttcctaaataattttggtggttgaattgcccaacacaaataattggactaactagtttgctctagattatgagttctacaggtgccaaaggttcaacacaaaccaataaaaagtccaagaaagggtttaaatacaaaggagcaaaaccaaccaaaggttgtcctggtctggcgcaccggactgtctggtgtgccaccggacagtgtccggtgcaccagggagaatcactccgaactcctcggcttcgggtttctagaaaatgttctccgctataattcaccggactgcccggtgtgacaccggactttccggtgtgctaggcggagtaacggctacagcgccaacgatcatctgcaccaccggactgttcggtggcccagctatcagaagctccaacagtcgaaccctaacggttgggtgacgtggctggcgcaccggactatccggtgcgcccgtcgacagcagccatccccaacggccactttggtggttggggctataaatacccccccaaccaccacacttcaagggatccaagttttcagccaacacattcaatacaagagctagtgcattcaatacaagacacaaatagattgaatcaaaatctctccaagtgacTTTCaaaattccgcctattcacccctatTCACcccttataaatttcagattccgcctattcacccccctctaggtgactttcaaaaatcaacccaaggacatcCCTACACTGATcactcccctattgcccttgcccctttcaggtaaggtagtcatccactagctttcctaattaatcagccaaggggtcccattcctcccttgtggtagctttgttttcccgggtggtcgctccatgttctaatttaCACAATGATCTtagcatgaacagtaataataaattgatagtaaaagtgtaatcatgaataatatatctccatacccaaaaccacataaagcaatagcaggtactacccaaaaattcggtagtgaacaaggtataaagatagtcaaactagggtaacctattgggtcccatcaaaattaactgaTGTAGattattatgattaatcagaacatgactgggtaaaaagaagtgatcaagcgcacaacttgcctgggacttgagattctaggtaccaacttgctcttcatatgacacgtgtcctcactgctaaacgtagcgatACAgataaacatggtataggcaaaattaacttcacaccaaacataagaataaactgcataataataatctacacgctgctacaagatcgtgggttcgagaaccgctaaattcggagttacggtgataaagttatgatttttccgAAGTTATTAAATACTTGGCACGTGATAAATTAAGTAaacaattttaatctatgtttcatgtctaaacagagttactaggtgataaacaatattgaaacaaaattaatgcaactagaatggattaatttggagttaaaataaatttaatatgaatttaGCAAGttcctagaattatttttgtactaaaaatccTTTTCCCATATTAATTACTTGATTTAATCAATCCCTGGGCTGCGGCCACAATTCCAGAGAAGTCTAGGGTCAAGTTTGGAAATTTCCAGGACCTGAGTTTAATGTTCTAACACTACGCATAGACTGCGGGTTGAATATGCCAAAGaataggggctctttagcaaaagatCCCGGCCAAAGGGGTATCACATGTTGTGAGCCATCCGATCTAACGCCGACGGACCCGATTAGATCAACCACACCCGAACCGGTACACCATCAGGGATCTTGGATCCCGGATCCGTGGTCGAGATTCGGCCACGCTATAGACTAATCTCCCCCCCCCGCTCAGCCTAGATCCAACGAATCAGATCAACGGTCCCCCGCGATCGCACCGGAACCGCACGATCGCGATCGACCGCTCAGATTCGCTCAGGGCGAATCGTTTCATGGATTCCATCTCCATCGTATACTCCGGGATCAACGGTTCACCGCTCACCATCCCCACCCCGCGGCTGGCCTGGCGGAGCAGTGCCCCCACGGTGGCAGTGGCCTCACCGGAGAACTCAATACCGACAGACCAGTCCTTAATCGATCAGACGAGGTTCTCTATGCATCTATTAGGGGATTGTGAAGCACGAGGAAGTAATCATACCACGTTTTTTGGGCGTCAGTGGTACTAACCACGGCAGACAGCGGATCGTCGGCACCGACCCAACATCGATGACGAATTGCCTCCACCCCGAGCTACCACACGCCCGGTGAGGCATTTCGCAAGACTCCATGAGTCACAGCGAATTACTGCGATCACTCTTCAAGGTCAAGCGGCAATAGAAGGCGACATTGACCACGGCGGCTTGGATTCCCCCGGAATAATGGCGGTGAGGCTACGGGTTCACGGTGAGGGAAGGGAGGACGCAGGGTTGCGTTTTATAGCTCGGCGTTGCTGGCGGATAGGTAGGCTCGGAACGAAAAAGGCGGCCAAGGGAACCCCCCAGTGACCACGGACAAAGCCGTTTCAACAAACTCGCGCGCGACGCGGAGGTGACGAATCCAACACCGTGGCCCCACATGGCAGACGCAGACATAGGGTTGatgagagtacctagaggggggtgaataggtgatcctgtaaaattcaacactaaattccaacaagctTGATTAAAGAGATGTTAGCACGagttaatcaagtctatgaggcgagctcttgcgaacacaatcaaacaaagagagagcaatcacaagagacacgcgattttatcccgtggttcggccaagtaacacttgcctacttccacgttgtggcatcccaatggacgagggttgcactcaacccctttcaagtgatccaatgatcaacttgaataccacagtttttcttccttatatcttttcctgtttgtgaggaatctccacaagttggagtctctcacccttacaacaaagatcacaatgaaagcacaagagtaaggttggggagcaacacacacaaatccgcagcacacacacgcacacaagccaagacttgagctcaaaatgaagcacaaagagttcacaactagaacggagctcaaatcactaacacaatcgatcaagtgcgcggagacggagtctgagagacttagaatgcttagtgaatgcttgggatgctcctccatgcgcctaggggtcccttttatagccctaaggcagctaggagccgttggagaccaacaaggaaggccaaagttgccttctatcgggtggcgcaccggacagtccggtgcgccaccggacagtcactgtagacggtccggtgcgaatctccttcctattttggcgcagacgaccattgcagattcgtggcagttggcacaccggacactgtccggtgcataccggacagtccggtgccccctgccgaccgttggcgtgggccacgcgtcgcccacggattgcgcgaccgaccgttgcgctggcgatcgttggctcaccggacagtccggtgcaccaccggacagtctggtgaattatagtcgtacgccgccgatttttcccgagagcggcctgttcatcgGAGTTCAgcctgcaccaccagacagtccggtgtgccagaccgagct of Zea mays cultivar B73 chromosome 8, Zm-B73-REFERENCE-NAM-5.0, whole genome shotgun sequence contains these proteins:
- the LOC109941653 gene encoding uncharacterized protein gives rise to the protein MDFSNIIRPALNRITSSCNSYGGGFITRVLSFTGSFNDRTSLLHEPTQTEEVAAAPAPPSPAAAEAAAPAAAASATTTTAAGHPFDIEAGTTTTPLAPTEAPAAEPFNDHQDAAESRRVGKSVQTVCLFAASASLVLFVNLPSSNKQPPPAAGQQQHALLYSADMAFISLGFFSSLTLSMFSIVARPGGDGEAAAVARVQKWGMVVAVASVVVAFSLRVCMTLAA